The following proteins come from a genomic window of Nicotiana tomentosiformis chromosome 12, ASM39032v3, whole genome shotgun sequence:
- the LOC104101357 gene encoding uncharacterized protein gives MQCSEETIASLFYNFSSSFLLFLLFSYFTSILLAKFFYFLGGNPFFWRNQDGYEFAEFSDDEEMEEENEYYHNDAHQSVEENYFVADIISESQENDQFPDFEKETEETCSTAEEESIYSSVDSESIHTYDEVEVKEKIPRRDDDSDSCCYSEINQVGPTSSLLKELNTNNGLDLIDNNINNHGNCYREIIKDKKVMENNLCREENMFVNAPLISKLESKKLQFQEKEEEHEIFGDSCTVGSTSKSSTEWRSSIKDSTTEDPFSSSSRRSCPKWESYTIFQKYDEEMLFFDRISAQKLHETETLRSIQACPRSISDRIVHKLSTRNKKSSDYRHHINPFQELEAAYVAQVCLAWEALSWNYKYFQRIRASRNKESSDQGCPAYVAQQFQQFQVLLQRYVENEPYEHGKRPEIYAKMRGFAPKLLQVPEYRDSEEDKGQEDYCSRISSDSFLQIMKEAIKTFMNFLKADKENRCQILMAAFFKRNRRGSADATLLLLLKKVNQKKKSKVKDLRRSGKCMRNKRRLREEEEMGILMSLIDLKLVSRVLRMSEVNEEQLHWCENKMSKVKVSDRKLQRDSSPLFFPAH, from the exons ATGCAATGTTCAGAAGAAACAATTGCTAGTTTGTTCTACAATTTCTCTagctcttttcttcttttcttactGTTCTCCTACTTCACTTCCATTTTACTTGCCAAATTCTTCTACTTCCTTGGTGGAAATCCATTTTTCTGGAG gaaTCAAGATGGATATGAATTTGCTGAATTTTCTGACGATGAAGAAATGGAGGAAGAAAATGAGTATTACCATAATGATGCCCATCAGTCTGTGgaggaaaattattttgtagctGACATAATTAGTGAATCTCAAGAAAATGATCAATTTCCTGATTTTGAGAAAGAAACAGAGGAAACTTGTAGTACTGCTGAAGAAGAGTCTATTTATAGCTCAGTAGATTCAGAATCTATTCATACTTATGATGAAGTGGAAGTCAAAGAAAAGATTCCAAGAAGAGATGATGATtctgattcttgttgttattctGAAATCAACCAAGTTGGCCCCACATCATCTCTTCTCAAGGAATTAAACACAAATAATGGACTAGACTTGATCGATAACAACATCAATAATCATG GAAACTGTTACAGGGAAATCATTAAAGACAAGAAAGTGATGGAAAATAATTTGTGTCGAGAGGAAAATATGTTTGTTAATGCACCATTAATATCAAAGTTAGAGAGCAAGAAGTTGCAATTTCAAGAAAAGGAAGAAGAGCATGAAATATTTGGAGATTCTTGTACTGTTGGTTCTACTTCTAAGAGTTCCACTGAATGGAGAAGCTCCATTAAAGACTCAACAACTGAAGatccattttcttcttcttcaaggAGAAGTTGCCCTAAATGGGAGTCTTAtacaatcttccaaaaatatgatGAGGAAATGCTGTTTTTTGATAGAATTAGTGCGCAAAAGCTACATGAAACAG AAACTTTAAGATCTATTCAAGCATGTCCAAGATCAATATCAGATAGGATTGTTCACAAGTTATCAACAAGGAACAAGAAATCTTCAGATTATCGACACCATATTAATCCATTTCAAGAACTGGAGGCAGCTTATGTAGCTCAGGTGTGCTTAGCATGGGAAGCTCTGAGTTGGAACTACAAATATTTCCAACGTATAAGAGCTTCACGTAATAAGGAATCATCGGACCAAGGTTGTCCTGCTTATGTTGCTCAGCAATTTCAACAATTTCAAGTTCTTTTACAAAGATATGTTGAGAATGAACCCTATGAACATGGGAAAAGACCAGAGATTTATGCTAAGATGAGAGGCTTTGCTCCTAAGTTGCTTCAAGTTCCTGAATATAGAG attcggAGGAGGATAAAGGGCAGGAAGATTATTGTTCAAGAATATCTTCAGATTCATTTCTCCAGATAATGAAAGAAGCAATCAAAACATTTATGAATTTCCTTAAGGCAGACAAGGAGAATCGTTGCCAAATATTAATGGCAGCTTTCTTTAAAAGAAACAGAAGAGGTTCAGCTGATGCAACTCTCCTCCTCTTACTAAAGAAAGTCAACCAAAAG AAAAAATCAAAGGTGAAAGATCTACGACGATCGGGGAAGTGCATGAGGAATAAAAGAAGGCTAAGAGAAGAGGAAGAGATGGGAATATTAATGTCTTTAATAGACCTAAAACTAGTGTCAAGGGTATTGAGAATGAGTGAAGTGAATGAGGAACAGTTGCATTGGTGCGAAAACAAGATGAGCAAAGTGAAAGTTTCTGATAGGAAATTACAAAGAGATTCTTCACCACTTTTCTTTCCAGCTCACTGA